ctgaatgtgtacagcagttcatctagttgaataaaacagcgttggatcttctcctgtgttagacgtctgtttctaacttaccTATatggagtgcagtccacatcgaaccaacctgcctaacacatcatggttccagagtgatattgatcttgacggacctacctcaagtgaatcagcatcgaccagcaagcagccatccagcgaaatggaaaacatccagcctcctcctcaattccacatctccggcaaccttggcgccaactggaaaatcttcaagcaaaagttcctcttgtacatcgaggcctccgacctcaaggCAACATGGGAtgtcaggaagatcgcgctatttctctccactgcgggggaccacgccatccatatctacaattcgcttacgttcgctgacggcgaagacaaaacaaaattcaaaacagtcctgctgaagttcgacagccactgcgacattgaggtgaatgagagctatgaacggtacatcttccagcagaggcttcagggtaagggtgaaccttttcagtccttcttgacccatctccgcatcctagcgcaatcatgtaactatgactcgacggctgattccatgatccgggatcagatcgttttcgcggaccgttccgactccctgcggcagcagctccttaaaatcaaacagttgaccctctctttcgctatcgagacgtgcgctgtccatgagcatgccaagaatcgttactcccacatcagggcagcagaaactgcaaagttggactcccacgaggcagaaagggtgcaagccattgcacagatgcagggcctgagcatcgaggagagtggcggttTCGCGCgcctttctcggatccctgcgcatgcgcgccacgaccgagtggacgacgagaccgaaaatccgactgcgcaggtgcgtacgtcggccgaccgcactgcgcatgcgcgatggcgcacggatcgcgctgatgtcagcgtcatgacgtgtctgaattgtggctccgcccacttaaagcggcaatgtccggcaagaggacgccgatgtctccagtgtggcaagctgggccactacgcagccttctgcagatccgctccactgctCAGCAACCAGCGATCGCAGCTGCGGCACAGAAGTATCCACTC
This region of Scyliorhinus torazame isolate Kashiwa2021f chromosome 18, sScyTor2.1, whole genome shotgun sequence genomic DNA includes:
- the LOC140395096 gene encoding uncharacterized protein, producing the protein MECSPHRTNLPNTSWFQSDIDLDGPTSSESASTSKQPSSEMENIQPPPQFHISGNLGANWKIFKQKFLLYIEASDLKATWDVRKIALFLSTAGDHAIHIYNSLTFADGEDKTKFKTVLLKFDSHCDIEVNESYERYIFQQRLQGKGEPFQSFLTHLRILAQSCNYDSTADSMIRDQIVFADRSDSLRQQLLKIKQLTLSFAIETCAVHEHAKNRYSHIRAAETAKLDSHEAERVQAIAQMQGLSIEESGGFARLSRIPAHARHDRVDDETENPTAQVRTSADRTAHARWRTDRADVSVMTCLNCGSAHLKRQCPARGRRCLQCGKLGHYAAFCRSAPLLSNQRSQLRHRSIHSIQGMPNSDPDSPTDPDADCPQSPYRMGIITTHELASTTPAQRLLILSVDPDDKWCAALTVNKPRIRFKLDPSASANLISQSDLDTIRARPSILPPICQRSCRPTRPPQWQRSHLSMCRRLLIHL